One Vallitalea pronyensis genomic region harbors:
- a CDS encoding glycerophosphodiester phosphodiesterase family protein — MDERMKWLAEEHIAHRGYHDGDACPENSMRAFREAIENGFGIELDVHATSDGKIVVFHDDNLRRMTGVNKDVKDCTYDEIKHLTLLKSDEHIPLFSDVLKEVNGQVGIMVELKSIGKPGLLEENTYKLLKTYKGNFIIQSFNPITLAWFKKHAPNMIRGQLSGVYKGEKLAWFKRILLKNFLLNHLSEPHFINYDIAFIDRLPIKILRKKGRAIFGWTARTKEEYTEALKKCVNVVFENFDPRV, encoded by the coding sequence ATGGATGAGAGAATGAAATGGTTAGCAGAAGAACATATTGCCCATCGGGGTTATCATGATGGGGATGCATGTCCTGAAAATTCCATGAGGGCATTTAGAGAAGCTATTGAAAATGGTTTTGGTATTGAATTGGATGTGCATGCCACATCAGATGGAAAAATTGTGGTATTTCACGATGATAATCTAAGGAGAATGACAGGTGTCAACAAAGATGTGAAAGACTGTACTTACGATGAGATTAAGCATTTGACCTTATTAAAGTCTGATGAACATATACCTTTATTCAGTGATGTACTGAAAGAAGTTAATGGTCAAGTGGGTATCATGGTTGAATTAAAAAGCATCGGTAAACCTGGGTTGTTAGAGGAGAATACATACAAATTATTGAAAACATACAAAGGTAATTTCATTATTCAATCCTTTAACCCGATTACATTAGCTTGGTTTAAAAAACACGCACCAAATATGATACGAGGTCAACTATCAGGGGTTTATAAGGGTGAAAAGTTAGCATGGTTTAAACGCATCTTACTGAAGAACTTTTTGCTTAATCATTTGAGTGAACCTCATTTTATCAATTATGATATTGCGTTTATTGACCGGCTGCCCATAAAGATTCTGAGAAAAAAAGGCCGTGCAATATTTGGTTGGACGGCTCGAACAAAAGAAGAGTATACAGAAGCATTAAAAAAATGTGTCAATGTTGTATTTGAAAACTTTGACCCAAGAGTATAG
- a CDS encoding cyclodeaminase/cyclohydrolase family protein — translation MLVHKSVIEFLDETASSNPVPGGGSIAAHSGATAAALVEMVASLTIGKKKYIEVEEDMKHLREKAIGLRKELLEDVDRDSHAFDRVMAAFKLSKETDEEKAIRRNAIQQAMKQAATVPLEVARKSLQVMHLSKVVVEKGNCNTITDGAVSAMMGRTAVLSALYNVRINLGSIKDEELVKTFNQEVELLEKEARALEKNILNSVEL, via the coding sequence ATGCTTGTACATAAAAGTGTCATAGAATTTTTAGATGAGACAGCATCCAGTAACCCAGTGCCTGGAGGGGGCTCCATAGCTGCACATAGCGGTGCTACAGCAGCGGCTTTAGTAGAAATGGTTGCTAGCCTTACAATTGGTAAGAAAAAATACATAGAAGTTGAGGAAGACATGAAGCATCTGAGAGAAAAGGCCATTGGGCTGAGAAAAGAGCTGCTAGAGGATGTGGACAGGGACTCTCATGCTTTTGATAGGGTCATGGCTGCTTTTAAGTTAAGTAAAGAGACAGATGAGGAAAAAGCAATAAGACGTAACGCCATTCAACAAGCCATGAAACAAGCAGCAACGGTTCCATTAGAGGTTGCAAGAAAATCTTTACAAGTCATGCATTTATCAAAAGTTGTTGTTGAAAAGGGTAATTGCAATACCATAACAGATGGTGCTGTATCGGCTATGATGGGACGTACAGCGGTACTATCTGCCTTATATAATGTTAGAATTAATCTTGGTTCCATTAAAGATGAGGAGCTGGTCAAGACTTTTAATCAAGAGGTTGAATTATTGGAAAAAGAAGCAAGGGCATTAGAAAAGAATATATTAAATAGTGTAGAGCTGTAA
- a CDS encoding urocanate hydratase has product MSNGELFYSMDVKLKLTDGLPPYPNFKEGIRRAPMREFTLTEEETALAIQNALRYIPEEYHEALIPEFLDELLTKGRIYGYRFRPEGDLKGKPIDTYEGRCIEGKAFQVMIDNNLDFDIALYPYELVTYGESGRVFQNWMQYLLVKEYLKVLTKDQTLVIVSGHPLGLFHSGEQAPRVMITNGLMVGAFDDYDNFNRAAALGVANYGQMTAGGWMYIGPQGIVHGTYSTLLNAGRLKLGIEEDKDLSGKLFVSSGLGGMSGAQGKAVVIAGGVGIIAEVDASRIQTRYDQGWVDAVMTTPKETFKLAKEYLAKNKAYAIAYHGNIIDLLAFAADEGIPIDLLSDQTSCHEVYNGGYCPQGITFEERTTLLAEDKKTFKALVDKSLKAHFDVIKKLVAQGTYFFDYGNSFMKAIYDSGVDEISKNGRDDKDGFIWPSYVEDILGPQLFDYGYGPFRWVCLSGKEKDLLRTDQAAMACIDPNRRYQDRDNYVWIRDAQQNQLVVGTKARILYQDAFGRLKIALKFNEMVRKGEVGPIMLGRDHHDTGGTDSPFRETSNIKDGSNIMADLATHIFAGNSARGMSLVTLHNGGGVGIGKSINGGFGMVLDGSRRVDEILKNAILFDVMGGVARRAWARCENAMETCVEYNDMMKGLDQITLPYVGDREKIMDIIKNHTDDKGGC; this is encoded by the coding sequence ATCAGTAATGGGGAATTATTTTACAGTATGGATGTTAAGTTGAAACTTACAGATGGATTACCTCCATACCCAAATTTTAAAGAGGGTATACGGCGAGCACCTATGCGGGAATTTACCTTGACAGAGGAAGAAACAGCACTTGCTATACAAAATGCCCTTCGTTATATTCCAGAAGAATATCATGAGGCACTTATACCAGAGTTTTTAGATGAATTGTTAACCAAAGGTCGTATTTACGGTTACCGTTTTCGCCCAGAAGGCGATTTAAAGGGTAAACCTATTGATACCTATGAAGGCAGATGTATAGAAGGTAAAGCTTTTCAAGTGATGATTGATAATAACTTGGACTTTGATATTGCTTTATATCCTTATGAATTGGTGACTTATGGAGAATCCGGTCGTGTTTTTCAGAATTGGATGCAATACCTTTTAGTGAAAGAATATCTGAAGGTATTAACCAAGGATCAGACGCTTGTTATCGTATCAGGACATCCTTTAGGGTTATTCCATTCAGGTGAGCAAGCACCACGTGTGATGATAACCAATGGTTTAATGGTAGGTGCCTTTGATGATTATGATAATTTTAATCGAGCTGCCGCTCTTGGTGTAGCTAACTATGGTCAGATGACCGCTGGTGGGTGGATGTATATTGGTCCACAAGGCATTGTCCATGGTACCTACAGTACATTATTAAATGCTGGTCGATTGAAATTAGGTATTGAGGAAGATAAAGACCTTTCAGGAAAATTATTTGTTTCTTCTGGTCTTGGCGGCATGAGTGGCGCTCAAGGAAAAGCTGTTGTTATTGCTGGCGGCGTTGGTATAATCGCAGAGGTTGATGCATCACGTATACAGACCAGATATGATCAGGGCTGGGTAGATGCAGTCATGACCACACCAAAAGAAACCTTTAAACTTGCTAAAGAATACTTAGCTAAAAACAAAGCTTATGCCATTGCTTATCACGGTAATATTATTGATTTGTTAGCGTTTGCGGCAGATGAGGGCATACCTATAGATTTATTGTCTGATCAAACATCCTGTCATGAGGTCTATAATGGTGGTTACTGCCCACAAGGCATAACCTTTGAAGAAAGAACCACTTTACTGGCAGAAGATAAGAAAACCTTTAAAGCATTAGTGGATAAGAGTTTAAAAGCTCATTTTGACGTGATAAAAAAACTGGTAGCCCAAGGTACTTATTTCTTTGACTATGGTAATTCTTTTATGAAAGCCATCTATGATTCTGGTGTGGATGAGATTTCTAAGAATGGCCGAGATGATAAAGACGGTTTTATATGGCCATCCTATGTTGAAGATATTCTTGGACCACAATTATTTGACTATGGGTATGGTCCATTTAGATGGGTTTGCTTAAGTGGCAAAGAGAAAGATTTGCTTCGGACAGATCAAGCGGCTATGGCTTGTATTGACCCTAACAGAAGATACCAAGACCGGGATAATTATGTATGGATTCGTGATGCGCAACAAAATCAATTGGTTGTAGGGACAAAAGCAAGAATACTTTATCAAGATGCTTTTGGACGTCTAAAAATTGCTCTAAAATTTAATGAAATGGTACGTAAGGGTGAGGTTGGACCGATTATGTTAGGTCGAGACCATCACGATACAGGTGGTACCGATTCACCTTTTAGAGAGACTTCCAATATCAAAGACGGCAGTAACATCATGGCCGATTTAGCTACCCATATATTTGCTGGAAACAGTGCTAGAGGTATGAGCCTTGTAACCCTGCATAATGGTGGTGGTGTTGGCATTGGCAAGTCCATTAACGGTGGATTTGGTATGGTGCTGGACGGCAGTCGACGTGTGGATGAGATTCTTAAGAATGCTATTTTGTTTGATGTCATGGGTGGTGTTGCTAGAAGAGCTTGGGCACGCTGTGAAAATGCCATGGAGACGTGTGTCGAGTATAACGATATGATGAAGGGCCTTGATCAGATTACATTGCCTTATGTTGGCGATAGGGAGAAGATCATGGACATCATAAAAAATCATACAGATGATAAAGGAGGATGTTAA
- the ftcD gene encoding glutamate formimidoyltransferase, with amino-acid sequence MVSKIVECVPNFSEGRDLDKIEKIVQPLRGKENVKLLNYEADKDYNRVVVTVMGEPQAVKEAVLEAIGVATELIDLGVHEGQHSRMGATDVVPFIPIKNMTTEECVDLAKEMGQAIYDRYGVPVFLYEQAAATPARKNLAKIRKGQFEGMNEKMKEDQWKPDFGEAKIHETAGVTAVGARMPLVAYNIDLDTENVDIANKIARCIRHSNGGFRYIKAGGVKVEERGITQVTMNITDYTKTSVYRVFETVKMEAKRYGVNVLGSEIVGLVPMEALVDSAAYYLGLYGFSMDKVIEARLME; translated from the coding sequence ATGGTAAGTAAAATTGTAGAGTGTGTGCCTAATTTTAGTGAGGGCAGAGATTTAGATAAAATTGAGAAGATTGTACAGCCCCTTAGAGGTAAAGAAAATGTAAAGCTTCTGAACTACGAGGCAGATAAGGACTATAACCGTGTGGTTGTAACGGTAATGGGTGAACCACAGGCTGTTAAAGAGGCCGTCCTTGAGGCCATTGGTGTGGCAACAGAGTTGATTGATCTAGGTGTCCATGAAGGGCAGCATTCTAGAATGGGAGCCACAGATGTGGTACCTTTTATCCCCATTAAGAACATGACTACTGAGGAATGTGTGGACCTTGCAAAAGAGATGGGGCAGGCCATTTATGACCGTTATGGTGTCCCTGTGTTTTTATATGAGCAAGCAGCCGCAACTCCAGCTAGAAAGAATCTGGCTAAGATTCGCAAAGGTCAGTTTGAAGGTATGAATGAAAAGATGAAAGAAGACCAGTGGAAACCAGATTTTGGTGAGGCTAAGATTCATGAAACAGCAGGTGTGACGGCAGTTGGTGCAAGAATGCCATTAGTAGCTTATAACATTGATCTGGACACAGAAAATGTTGACATTGCAAATAAAATTGCTCGATGTATACGCCATTCTAATGGTGGGTTTAGATATATAAAAGCAGGTGGTGTTAAGGTAGAAGAGCGTGGTATAACCCAAGTGACCATGAACATTACCGACTATACCAAAACATCCGTTTATCGTGTGTTTGAGACCGTTAAAATGGAAGCAAAACGTTATGGTGTGAATGTGTTGGGTAGCGAGATAGTAGGTCTTGTACCCATGGAAGCCTTAGTGGATTCAGCAGCGTATTATCTAGGTTTATATGGCTTCTCCATGGATAAAGTGATTGAAGCGCGTTTAATGGAATAA
- a CDS encoding cache domain-containing protein produces MRTFRKVKPLSYVSVAISLLIVSVAMGFFIITISYSRFELESERIREQYYAYQKKIIKNEVDSVYDYIEYYKNKSEEILRHDVQQQIYTVYDIINNYYEKNHHIKTREALRYDIAELIKGVRTNALTKYYYTIWLNDDNQVEANSNNDGVTTHIPSTQENPQLDALLKVAKEDGEGFCEYYWCDINGNQEEAHQRKLGFVKYFEPLNMVIGTGIYVDDMEDVIKEDLIDRIANIRYDEVGYFYVTTYEGKALVFADEAYVGTDVSHINDVNGVNVHIEGLKHIQDNGEGYIEYTWTKPGIHGVYPKVTFVKGLDRWQWIIGTGVYMDEIEDTIAHIERQMKKDITANLAKVLIVIGLLALFLLFFQYHVVKKIIDLLQQEDEINSIITDLSVDGILIVNRDGKIIESNRKGIELMGVSYRSIKDIVIWDFFQDPILLDDNKKNHIFKETSLVNLNGDTIPVEVHMKRTKIDRQKVYITYLRDLTKRYRYEKKLEELAHMDELTGVYNRRFIIKQIEEEMRKQEEHHETFAIAMADLDFFKRVNDTYGHTYGDEILKYFSKMLTENVRLTDYVGRYGGEEFIVIFTEQTKEFAYDVLHEIQLKIKQHVFEKKELKLTFSAGIVEIKNEDNRNIQDYLIQVDQLLYKAKGNGRDRIELS; encoded by the coding sequence ATGCGGACTTTTCGAAAGGTAAAACCACTATCCTATGTGAGCGTAGCTATATCTTTATTGATTGTCAGTGTAGCCATGGGATTTTTTATCATTACAATTTCCTATAGTCGATTTGAATTGGAAAGTGAACGTATTCGTGAACAATACTATGCTTATCAAAAAAAAATCATTAAGAATGAAGTAGACAGTGTTTACGATTATATTGAGTATTATAAAAACAAATCAGAAGAAATACTTAGACATGATGTTCAGCAGCAAATCTATACCGTTTATGATATCATCAACAACTATTATGAAAAAAATCATCACATAAAAACCAGAGAGGCATTACGATACGACATAGCTGAGCTGATTAAAGGTGTACGTACCAATGCTTTAACAAAATATTATTATACCATTTGGTTAAATGATGATAACCAAGTAGAAGCAAACAGTAACAATGATGGTGTTACAACGCATATACCCTCAACCCAAGAGAACCCTCAGTTAGATGCATTACTGAAAGTGGCAAAAGAAGATGGGGAAGGATTTTGTGAATATTATTGGTGTGATATAAACGGGAATCAAGAAGAAGCCCACCAGCGGAAATTAGGGTTTGTTAAATACTTTGAACCCCTTAACATGGTAATCGGCACAGGCATCTATGTGGACGATATGGAAGATGTTATCAAGGAAGACCTTATTGATAGAATTGCTAATATTCGCTATGATGAAGTGGGTTATTTTTATGTGACCACATATGAGGGCAAGGCATTGGTATTTGCTGATGAAGCATATGTAGGTACGGATGTGAGTCATATTAACGATGTGAATGGTGTGAATGTACATATTGAAGGATTAAAGCATATTCAAGATAATGGAGAAGGTTATATTGAATATACATGGACCAAACCAGGTATTCATGGTGTTTATCCCAAAGTAACCTTTGTAAAAGGACTAGACAGGTGGCAATGGATTATTGGGACAGGTGTTTATATGGATGAGATTGAGGACACCATCGCTCACATTGAACGTCAAATGAAAAAAGATATTACGGCAAATCTAGCCAAAGTTCTAATCGTCATCGGCTTGTTGGCACTATTCTTATTGTTTTTTCAGTACCATGTGGTGAAGAAAATCATTGACCTTTTACAACAAGAAGATGAAATCAACTCAATTATTACAGACCTATCGGTGGATGGGATACTCATTGTGAATAGAGATGGTAAAATTATTGAAAGTAATCGAAAAGGCATAGAGCTTATGGGGGTTAGTTACCGCTCTATAAAAGACATTGTTATTTGGGACTTTTTTCAAGACCCCATTCTCCTAGACGATAATAAGAAAAACCATATCTTTAAAGAAACATCATTGGTAAACTTGAATGGTGATACCATTCCTGTTGAAGTGCATATGAAACGCACAAAAATTGATCGACAGAAGGTATATATTACCTATCTTAGAGACTTGACCAAACGGTATCGGTATGAGAAAAAATTAGAAGAACTGGCCCATATGGATGAGTTGACAGGGGTATACAATAGACGGTTTATCATTAAGCAGATTGAGGAAGAGATGAGGAAACAAGAAGAGCATCATGAAACATTTGCCATTGCTATGGCAGATTTGGATTTTTTTAAACGGGTGAACGACACATATGGTCATACCTATGGTGATGAAATACTAAAATATTTCTCTAAAATGTTGACGGAAAATGTTCGTTTAACAGATTATGTCGGTCGGTATGGAGGCGAAGAATTCATCGTTATTTTTACGGAGCAAACAAAAGAGTTTGCCTACGATGTCTTGCATGAGATTCAGCTTAAAATAAAACAGCATGTGTTTGAGAAAAAAGAGTTGAAATTAACGTTTAGTGCAGGTATAGTGGAAATAAAGAATGAGGATAACCGTAATATCCAAGACTATTTAATACAAGTGGATCAGTTATTGTATAAGGCGAAAGGAAATGGCAGAGATAGAATTGAGTTATCATAA
- a CDS encoding M20 metallopeptidase family protein, translating to MLNHLITIDEAYVIKMRRYFHQHPELSSKEYHTRDTIISELKKMDIPYECVTETGIMAWINKDHVGTVVGLRADMDALPIEEVNTCDYVSANQGVMHACGHDSHIAMLLGAAKALKSMEDKLECGVKLIFQPAEETMSGAKAMAALGVMRDVDYLFGMHVGCDVDSGSIGLSSGPIMAAVDAFKITIHGKSAHGALPYLGVDAIVVGAQIVSNIQTIISREIAPFEPVVMTIGKFHGGTADNIVADEVVLEGTVRYFNQDLYATIRGKVEEKSRRIAESYGATVTIDYRDGLPPVDNDEDMIKLAIASAKRAGLEPVPFKPVTISEDYAILANGRKSAFGFIGIRQGNTQPMLHTPDFNIDESILAKGAHMHVQFVLGISDGTINA from the coding sequence ATGTTAAATCATCTTATTACAATAGATGAAGCTTATGTCATTAAAATGAGACGATATTTTCATCAACATCCTGAATTAAGCAGTAAAGAATATCATACAAGAGATACCATTATATCTGAGTTAAAAAAGATGGATATACCTTACGAATGTGTAACGGAAACAGGTATTATGGCATGGATTAATAAAGATCATGTAGGCACAGTAGTGGGGTTAAGGGCAGATATGGATGCTCTGCCTATTGAAGAAGTGAATACATGTGATTATGTATCAGCTAACCAAGGTGTTATGCATGCTTGTGGTCATGATAGCCATATAGCCATGTTATTAGGGGCAGCGAAAGCATTAAAAAGTATGGAGGATAAACTTGAATGCGGTGTGAAACTTATTTTTCAACCAGCAGAAGAGACCATGTCCGGTGCAAAAGCTATGGCTGCTTTAGGTGTGATGAGAGATGTAGACTATCTCTTTGGTATGCATGTAGGATGTGACGTGGATTCAGGTTCTATCGGCCTGTCATCAGGTCCCATCATGGCCGCTGTGGATGCCTTTAAAATAACGATTCATGGTAAAAGTGCTCACGGTGCGTTACCTTACTTGGGGGTGGATGCTATTGTGGTGGGAGCACAAATCGTATCCAACATACAAACCATTATAAGCCGAGAAATAGCTCCCTTTGAGCCAGTGGTCATGACCATTGGTAAGTTTCATGGTGGAACAGCAGATAATATCGTTGCGGATGAAGTGGTATTAGAAGGAACCGTTCGCTATTTTAATCAAGACTTATATGCTACCATTCGTGGTAAAGTAGAGGAGAAGTCAAGACGAATAGCTGAAAGTTATGGTGCGACAGTAACCATCGATTATAGGGACGGTCTTCCACCAGTGGATAATGATGAAGATATGATTAAGCTGGCAATCGCAAGTGCTAAAAGAGCAGGACTGGAACCTGTGCCTTTTAAACCTGTTACCATTAGTGAAGATTATGCTATCTTAGCAAATGGACGAAAAAGTGCCTTCGGATTTATAGGTATACGTCAAGGGAATACCCAGCCTATGCTTCATACCCCTGATTTTAATATTGATGAAAGTATATTAGCTAAGGGTGCACACATGCATGTGCAATTTGTTTTGGGCATATCCGATGGCACGATTAATGCTTAA
- the hutH gene encoding histidine ammonia-lyase, translated as MATIVIDGNHLTLEEVIQVARENIKVQISDKAVEKAKKSRNYVDELVAQEKTVYGITTGFGKFSNVVISKDQVEELQSSLIKSHACGVGEHFSIPIVRAIMLLRVNALTKGYSGIRISTLETLVDMLNKGVHPAIPEKGSLGSSGDLAPLAHMVLVMLGEGEAYYEGELLSGMEAMRRADITPIRLIAKEGLALINGTQVLTAVGALATYDAIQLAKLADVSAALTFEALRGITDVFDEKVHLVRNHVGQMACAKNMIQILEDSFLTTRQGEIRVQDPYSLRCLPQIHGASKDAIEYVLDKVNKEINAVTDNPLIFPDDDEVISCGNFHGQPMALAFDFLGIALAELANSSERRIERLVNPSLSELPAFLTEKGGLNSGFMIAQYTAASLVSENKVLAHPASVDSIPSSGNQEDHVSMGSIAARKAQDILYNTTRVIAIELLTAAQAVEFTDPQKLGKGTKVAYKLIREEVEKLHEDRVMYVDFEKVIGMVTSNHILNHVEEKIGELL; from the coding sequence ATGGCAACGATTGTCATTGATGGTAACCATTTAACATTAGAAGAAGTTATTCAAGTTGCAAGAGAAAATATAAAAGTACAGATATCAGATAAAGCAGTTGAAAAAGCTAAAAAATCCAGGAACTATGTAGATGAGCTTGTTGCTCAGGAAAAAACCGTATACGGTATCACAACTGGATTTGGTAAGTTTAGTAATGTGGTCATTTCCAAAGACCAAGTAGAAGAATTGCAATCCAGCTTGATTAAAAGTCATGCTTGTGGTGTTGGTGAGCATTTTTCCATCCCCATTGTTCGAGCCATTATGTTATTACGTGTGAATGCCTTAACAAAAGGTTATTCTGGCATTCGTATTAGTACGCTGGAAACCTTGGTAGACATGCTGAATAAAGGTGTACACCCTGCAATACCTGAAAAAGGTTCTCTTGGTTCTAGTGGGGATTTAGCACCTTTGGCACATATGGTGCTTGTCATGTTAGGTGAAGGAGAAGCTTACTATGAGGGTGAATTATTAAGTGGTATGGAAGCCATGCGTCGTGCTGATATTACACCTATTCGCCTTATTGCAAAAGAAGGATTGGCTTTAATTAATGGTACCCAAGTGTTAACAGCGGTTGGAGCCTTGGCTACTTATGACGCTATACAACTGGCTAAATTGGCAGATGTATCTGCTGCACTTACTTTTGAGGCACTTCGTGGTATTACAGACGTATTTGATGAGAAAGTGCATCTTGTGAGAAACCATGTTGGCCAGATGGCTTGTGCCAAAAACATGATTCAGATATTGGAGGACAGTTTCTTAACAACCAGACAAGGTGAGATTCGTGTCCAAGACCCTTATTCTTTACGCTGTTTGCCTCAGATTCATGGTGCAAGCAAAGATGCCATCGAATATGTACTGGATAAAGTGAATAAAGAGATTAATGCTGTAACAGACAACCCTCTTATATTCCCAGACGATGATGAGGTTATCTCTTGTGGTAACTTCCATGGACAGCCTATGGCATTAGCCTTTGATTTTCTTGGGATAGCCCTTGCAGAGCTGGCAAATTCTTCAGAGAGAAGGATTGAGCGTCTTGTTAACCCAAGTTTGAGTGAACTGCCAGCGTTTCTAACGGAAAAAGGTGGTCTTAATTCTGGTTTTATGATTGCCCAGTATACGGCAGCATCCCTTGTGTCTGAGAATAAAGTATTAGCCCATCCTGCAAGCGTTGATTCCATACCATCATCAGGTAATCAAGAAGACCATGTCAGTATGGGTTCCATTGCTGCAAGAAAGGCTCAAGATATACTCTATAATACAACCAGGGTCATTGCTATAGAGTTATTGACGGCTGCACAGGCAGTCGAGTTTACAGACCCTCAAAAACTAGGGAAAGGCACCAAGGTTGCATATAAACTGATTCGTGAAGAAGTAGAAAAATTACATGAAGATAGGGTCATGTATGTGGATTTTGAGAAGGTTATTGGTATGGTCACATCCAATCATATATTAAATCATGTAGAGGAAAAGATAGGTGAACTATTATAG
- a CDS encoding PPC domain-containing DNA-binding protein, which produces MEYRKFGNKYVIRFDKGEEVLDKLTTFCKEQGIKLGTVSAIGAANEIKLGLFNTTEKNYHATTLKGDYEITSLSGTVSTMNQEVYLHLHITVSDHELHVYGGHLNSLVISATCEMVMDVMDGEVDRAFSDEIGLNLFKFGS; this is translated from the coding sequence ATGGAGTACCGTAAGTTTGGCAATAAGTACGTTATTCGGTTTGATAAAGGTGAAGAAGTACTTGATAAGTTAACTACATTTTGTAAAGAGCAAGGCATTAAATTAGGCACCGTTAGTGCTATTGGAGCTGCAAATGAAATAAAGCTGGGTCTATTCAATACTACTGAGAAAAACTATCATGCGACTACGCTAAAAGGTGATTATGAGATTACCAGTTTATCGGGTACTGTTTCTACCATGAACCAAGAGGTATACTTACATTTACATATTACCGTATCCGATCACGAGCTTCATGTGTACGGTGGACATCTTAATTCACTAGTTATTTCGGCTACTTGTGAAATGGTCATGGATGTCATGGATGGGGAAGTGGATCGTGCTTTTAGTGATGAGATAGGTCTTAATTTATTTAAATTTGGTTCATAA
- the hutI gene encoding imidazolonepropionase, protein MNRLIIKNASQLVTCSGFKAKKGKEMNQLHVIGNGAVIVEDGHIMWVGKTPDIPRRLEKVAETIDATGKTVLPGFVDSHTHFVFGGYREEEYAWRLAGHDYMTIMEKGGGIVNSVKQTQGASLDELIRKGMKRLDSMMSFGVTTVEGKSGYGLDMDTEIKQLQVMKKLNDRHKMDVIPTFLGAHAVPINYKGREDAFIDTMIHDVLPEVVGQNLAVFCDVFCEKGVFTVEQSKRMLLAAQAKGLKAKIHADEIVPLGGAELAAEIGAVSADHLLMASDEGIKAMVEQNVVATLLPGTAFSLKEDYARARDMMDAGLAVALATDFNPGSCFTESIPLIIALATLYMNMSIEETITALTLNGAAALDLADTIGSIDVGKKGDLVIHEFPSYKFIPYHIGVTTVEKVIKEGQVIFDKFE, encoded by the coding sequence GTGAATAGATTAATAATAAAAAATGCCAGTCAACTTGTAACATGCAGTGGTTTTAAGGCAAAAAAAGGCAAAGAGATGAATCAACTACATGTTATTGGTAATGGAGCCGTTATCGTTGAGGATGGTCATATTATGTGGGTTGGTAAGACCCCAGACATTCCAAGACGTCTGGAAAAGGTTGCAGAAACCATAGATGCTACAGGTAAAACAGTACTACCGGGTTTTGTTGATTCTCACACCCATTTTGTATTTGGTGGGTATCGTGAAGAAGAATATGCTTGGCGATTAGCTGGGCATGACTATATGACCATTATGGAAAAGGGCGGCGGTATTGTCAACAGTGTTAAACAAACCCAGGGAGCTAGTTTGGATGAACTTATTAGAAAAGGCATGAAACGATTGGATTCCATGATGTCTTTTGGTGTCACCACTGTTGAAGGAAAAAGCGGTTACGGCCTTGATATGGATACAGAGATTAAACAACTTCAAGTGATGAAAAAGCTAAATGATCGCCATAAAATGGATGTCATACCTACCTTTTTAGGAGCTCACGCTGTTCCTATCAATTACAAAGGTCGTGAAGATGCATTTATTGATACCATGATTCATGATGTACTGCCAGAAGTCGTTGGCCAAAACTTGGCTGTCTTTTGTGATGTTTTCTGTGAAAAAGGTGTGTTTACTGTGGAGCAGTCAAAGAGAATGCTCCTTGCGGCTCAAGCTAAAGGATTAAAGGCTAAGATTCACGCCGACGAGATTGTGCCACTAGGTGGTGCTGAATTAGCAGCAGAAATTGGGGCGGTATCCGCTGACCACCTTTTAATGGCTTCTGATGAAGGAATCAAAGCCATGGTTGAGCAAAATGTAGTGGCTACGTTACTTCCTGGTACAGCATTCAGTCTGAAAGAAGATTATGCAAGAGCAAGAGATATGATGGATGCTGGTTTAGCTGTTGCATTGGCAACAGACTTTAATCCAGGCAGTTGTTTTACAGAGTCTATACCGTTAATCATTGCTCTAGCTACGTTATATATGAACATGAGTATTGAAGAAACCATTACAGCCTTAACCCTTAATGGTGCGGCCGCTCTTGATCTAGCAGATACAATAGGGAGTATTGATGTAGGTAAAAAAGGTGATTTGGTTATTCATGAGTTTCCAAGTTATAAGTTTATACCTTACCATATTGGCGTAACCACCGTGGAAAAAGTCATTAAGGAAGGGCAAGTTATCTTTGATAAATTTGAATAA